A single Amphiura filiformis chromosome 19, Afil_fr2py, whole genome shotgun sequence DNA region contains:
- the LOC140140562 gene encoding BTB/POZ domain-containing protein KCTD6-like gives MTRYPDSMLGCMFGGQLLPSAVDKQGNYFIDRDGAVFRHVLNFLRTSQLVLPKNFTDYELLGAEADFYQIPDLINAVAKFNEDTAEDIVVIEKIVLEEIEPYEPEQG, from the coding sequence ATGACTCGCTACCCTGATTCCATGTTGGGGTGCATGTTTGGTGGCCAACTACTGCCGTCAGCAGTTGATAAACAAGGCAATTACTTCATAGATCGAGATGGCGCTGTCTTTCGCCATGTGCTAAATTTTCTTCGAACATCTCAGCTAGTCTTGCCGAAGAATTTCACAGACTATGAACTGTTGGGTGCGGAAGCAGACTTTTATCAAATACCAGATTTAATCAATGCTGTGGCTAAATTTAACGAGGACACGGCTGAGGATATTGTTGTTATTGAAAAGATAGTTCTGGAAGAAATTGAACCATATGAGCCTGAACAAGGATAG